One genomic region from Quercus robur chromosome 4, dhQueRobu3.1, whole genome shotgun sequence encodes:
- the LOC126720432 gene encoding disease resistance protein RPV1-like: protein MKAIEKSRFAIVILSRNYASSTWCLDELVKIIRCMKEMKMMVLPIFYDVDPSTIRKQMGTFAQAFAKHEENFKDFIDKVQAWRTALREVANLKGWHVQDRPESQIIQNIVGELWHKLSYAFSEYTENLVGIISRAEKLESCLDLGSNNVRMVGIWGMGGIGKTTLARVVFRMVSNKFEGCCFLANVRGVCEKDGLVRLQQQLILQILNENMGVEDVNEGVFVIKNRLRHKNILLILNDVDQLDQLNKLAGDHIWFSLGSRVIITTRDKHLLQTLGVDEIYEANGLTHDESFHLLSLKAFKKDHPPEDYLELSRDFVYYAKDLPLAIEILGSFLFGRSIHQWKSTLNRLKRFPEKYILQVLRISFEGLHEIEKEIFLNIACFFNHKVKKDVVEILNYLDLFPNVGLGVLFDKSLVKFDDCTLWMHDLLQEMGKNIVYEECPKEPGKRGKLWLFKDINNVLTENTETKAIQGIVLKLHKQKEAYWNPESFSKVHDLKLLIINNVHLLHEPKYLPNALRFVDWSGYPSKYFPPSSQQKSFDSLKFINLKKSLKLIETPDFNKIPNLEKLILKGCINLRSLHPSIGVHQKLTFLNLEGCKNLRSLPIGNLTGLTSLNLKDCKNLKSLPSKFEMESLEILVLSGCSNLKRISEFGENMRNVSKLYLDGTAITKLPTSIGNLTGLASLDLKDCKNLMSLPSTFFNMKWLKDLNLSGCSKVKTTGKFGD from the exons ATGAAAGCAATAGAAAAATCAAGGTTTGCAATTGTCATTCTTTCAAGAAACTATGCATCTTCTACATGGTGTTTGGATGAACTTGTAAAGATCATTAGGTGCATGAAAGAGATGAAGATGATGGTTCTACCAATTTTTTATGATGTGGATCCATCTACTATACGAAAACAAATGGGTACTTTTGCCCAAGCCTTTGCtaaacatgaagaaaatttcAAGGACTTCATAGACAAGGTGCAAGCATGGAGAACTGCTTTGAGAGAAGTAGCCAATCTCAAAGGATGGCATGTACAAGATAG GCCTGAGTCACAAATTATCCAGAACATTGTGGGAGAATTGTGGCATAAATTAAGTTATGCATTCTCAGAATATACCGAAAACCTAGTAGGAATAATTTCTCGAGCGGAGAAATTGGAGTCATGTTTGGATTTAGGGTCAAACAATGTTCGCATGGTAGGGATTTGGGGGATGGGAGGAATAGGTAAAACAACTCTTGCTAGAGTTGTGTTTCGTATGGTTTCAAATAAGTTTGAAGGTTGTTGTTTTCTTGCTAATGTTAGGGGAGTTTGTGAAAAAGATGGTTTAGTTCGATTACAACAACAACtcattcttcaaattttgaatgaaaatatgGGGGTAGAAGATGTTAATGAAGGAGTTTTTGTGATCAAGAATAGGTTACGTCATAAAAATATTCTTCTCATTCTTAATGATGTAGATCAATTAGACCAATTAAACAAGTTAGCAGGGGATCATATTTGGTTTAGTTTAGGTAGTAGAGTTATCATAACAACAAGAGATAAGCATTTGCTACAGACCCTTGGAGTAGATGAAATATATGAGGCTAATGGATTGACTCATGATGAATCTTTTCATCTTTTGAGTTTGAAAGCatttaaaaaagatcatccacCCGAAGATTATCTAGAGTTGTCCAGAGATTTTGTATATTATGCTAAAGACCTTCCTTTAGCTATTGAGATTTtgggttcttttttgtttggtagaAGTATCCATCAATGGAAAAGTACATTAAATAGGCTAAAACGGTTTCCTGAAAAATATATTCTCCAAGTACTTAGAATAAGTTTTGAAGGACTACAtgaaatagagaaggaaatatTCCTAAATATTGCTTGTTTCTTTAATCATAAGGTGAAAAAAGATGTAGTAGAAATACTAAATTATCTTGACCTTTTTCCAAATGTTGGATTGGGGGTTCTTTTTGATAAATCTCTTGTTAAATTTGATGATTGTACCTTgtggatgcatgatttgcttCAAGAAATGGGCAAGAACATAGTTTATGAAGAGTGTCCTAAAGAGCCGGGAAAACGTGGCAAACTGTGGCTGTTTAAGGACATTAACAATGTACTGACAGAAAATACG GAAACAAAAGCAATTCAAGGCATAGTCTTAAAGTTGCATAAACAAAAAGAGGCATATTGGAATCCTGAATCCTTTTCAAAGGTTCATGATCTTAAATTGCTCATAATTAATAACGTTCACCTTTTGCACGAGCCCAAATATCTTCCTAATGCCTTGAGATTTGTTGACTGGAGCGGATacccttcaaaatattttccacCAAGTTCCCAACAAAAG TCTTTTGATAGTTTGAAGTTCATCAATTTGAAGAAATCACTAAAATTGATTGAAACTCCTGACTTCAACAAAATCCCAAATCTTGAGAAATTGATTCTTAAAGGTTGTATAAATTTACGTTCCTTGCACCCATCAATTGGAGTTCATCAAAAACTCACTTTTCTTAACCTAGAAGGTTGTAAAAACCTCAGAAGTCTTCCAATTGGGAATTTGACTGGCCTTACTTCATTGAATCTAAAAGATTGCAAAAACCTCAAAAGTCTTCCAAGTAAATTTGAAATGGAGTCTCTAGAGATCCTTGTCCTTTCTGGTTgctcaaatttaaaaagaatttcaGAGTTTGGTGAAAATATGAGAAATGTATCAAAACTTTACTTAGATGGCACTGCTATTACAAAATTACCTACATCAATTGGGAATTTGACTGGCCTTGCTTCATTGGATTTAAAAGATTGCAAAAATCTAATGTCTCTTCCTAGCACCTTTTTTAATATGAAGTGGCTCAAAGATCTCAATCTTTCCGGatgctcaaaagtcaaaactacAGGAAAATTTGGTGACTGA
- the LOC126720427 gene encoding TMV resistance protein N-like — translation MMVLPIFYDVDPSTIRKQMGSFAQAFDKHEERFKDRIEKVQAWRTALTEVANLKGWHVQDRPESQIIQKIVGELWHKLGYSFSENIKNLVGIISRREKLESYLDIGSNDVRIIGIWGMGGIGKTTLARVVFRMFSNKFEGGCFLANVRGVFEKDGLVQLQQQLILQILNENISVQDVNDGVFVIKNRLRHKRILLVLDDVDQLDQLNKLAENHTWFGLGSRVIITTRDKHLLHIIGVNEIYEAEGLTEDESLHLLSLKAFKKEHPPEDYLKLSKHFVNYACGLPLAIEILGSFLFGRSIHQWESTLNRLKQFPEKDILQVLRISFEGLHETEKEIFLNIACFFNHEGKNDVVEILNYLDLFPDVGLGVLFDKSLVKFNEYTLWMHDLLQEMGKNIVYEECPKEPGKRGKLWLFKDINDVLTKNMGTKAIQGIVLKLHKQKEALHKQKEVYWNPESFSEAYDLKLLIIDDVHLLHEPKYLPNALRFLDWSEYPSKYFPPSFQQKSFDSLKFIKLKKSLKLIETPDFNEIPNLEKLDLEGCINLRSLHPSIGVHQKLTFLNLKDCKNLRSLPSKFEMEFLEILILSGCPNLKRIPEFGENMKNVSKLYLDGTAITKLPASIGNLTGLASLDLKDCKNLMSLPSTFLNMKWLEDLNLSGCSKLLENLVTKKRVEEVDVSGTVTGLMAYSNTLFQTLKTLALGGFKPRSPNRMGLLKTSLWGLCSLTSLNLSYCNLNAIPNDICRLFSLEYLYLSGNNFSCLPENIAQLSRLFWLEVNNCTSLLSWPKLPLNIYYIWGKGCTSLETLHFPPNFSFGRSLYLTNCSKLAENQGFIDNGLHSIPSPVRHCFYDSIIPGSEIPKWFTHQSIGDEVSIQEPNSLLCNEWIGIAVCAVFCSHPHRQILKEGRLACWLRVNGEQTNSAPLTTDLVPLLDHTWLLYFNPMKKSLCECDANGFSQIGIKIKSGASSKVPLMVKKCGLRMVYKQDSEDLIFDISTAAAAEGYKAKRTRDDYDGAGSSNYEPHPKRIERVTKFMGEGNSNCEESSENKECAEELGD, via the exons atgaTGGTTCTACCAATTTTTTATGATGTGGATCCATCTACTATACGAAAACAAATGGGTAGTTTTGCCCAAGCCTTTGATAAACATGAAGAACGTTTCAAGGACCGCATAGAGAAGGTGCAAGCATGGAGAACTGCTTTGACAGAAGTGGCCAATCTCAAAGGATGGCATGTACAAGATAG GCCTGAGTCACAAATTATACAAAAGATTGTGGGAGAATTATGGCATAAATTAGGTTATTCATTCTCAGAAAATATCAAAAACCTAGTAGGAATAATTTCTAGAAGGGAGAAATTGGAGTCATATTTGGATATAGGGTCAAATGATGTTCGCATTATAGGAATTTGGGGGATGGGAGGAATAGGTAAAACAACTCTTGCAAGAGTTGTTTTTCGTATGTTTTCAAATAAGTTTGAAGGTGGTTGTTTTCTTGCTAATGTTAGGGGAGTTTTTGAAAAAGATGGTTTAGTACAATTACAACAGCAActtattcttcaaattttgaatgaaaatatcAGTGTACAAGATGTTAATGATGGAGTTTTTGTGATCAAGAATAGGTTGCGTCATAAAAgaattcttcttgttcttgatgaTGTAGATCAATTAGACCAATTAAACAAGTTAGCAGAGAATCATACTTGGTTTGGTTTAGGAAGTAGAGTTATTATAACAACAAGAGATAAGCATTTGCTACATATCATTGGAGTTAATGAAATATATGAGGCTGAAGGATTGACTGAAGATGAATCTCTTCATCTTTTGAGTTTGAAAGCATTTAAAAAAGAGCATCCTCCTGAAGATTATCTAAAGCTTTCCAAACACTTTGTAAATTATGCTTGTGGGCTTCCTTTAGCTATTGAGATTTtgggttcttttttgtttggtagaAGTATCCATCAATGGGAAAGTACATTAAATAGACTAAAACAGTTTCCTGAAAAAGATATTCTCCAAGTACTTAGAATAAGTTTTGAAGGACTACATGAAACAGAGAAGGAAATATTTCTAAATATTGCTTGTTTCTTTAATCATGAGGGGAAAAATGATGTAGTAGAAATACTAAATTATCTTGACCTTTTTCCAGATGTTGGATTGGGGGTTCTTTTTGATAAATCTCTTGTTAAATTTAATGAATATACCTTgtggatgcatgatttgcttCAAGAAATGGGCAAGAACATAGTTTATGAAGAGTGTCCTAAAGAGCCTGGAAAACGTGGCAAATTGTGGCTGTTTAAGGACATTAACGATGTATTGACAAAAAATATG GGAACAAAAGCAATTCAAGGCATAGTCTTAAAGTTGCATAAACAAAAAGAGGCATTGCATAAACAAAAAGAGGTATATTGGAATCCTGAATCCTTTTCAGAGGCCTATGATCTTAAATTGCTCATAATTGATGATGTTCACCTTTTACATGAGCCCAAATATCTTCCTAATGCCTTGAGATTTCTTGATTGGAGTGAATacccttcaaaatattttccacCAAGTTTCCAACAAAAG tCTTTTGATAGTTTGAAGTTCATCAAATTGAAGAAATCACTAAAATTGATTGAAACTCCTGACTTCAACGAAATCCCAAATCTTGAAAAATTGGATCTTGAAGGTTGTATAAATTTACGTTCCTTGCACCCATCAATTGGAGTTCATCAAAAACTCACTTTTCTTAATCTAAAAGATTGCAAAAACCTCAGAAGTCTTCCAAGCAAGTTTGAAATGGAGTTTCTTGAGATCCTTATTCTTTCTGGTTgcccaaatttaaaaagaattcCGGAGTTtggagaaaatatgaaaaatgtatCAAAGCTTTACTTAGATGGCACTGCTATTACAAAATTACCCGCATCAATTGGGAATTTGACTGGCCTTGCTTCATTGGATTTAAAAGATTGCAAAAATCTAATGTCTCTTCCTAGCACCTTTTTAAATATGAAGTGGCTCGAAGATCTCAATCTTTCTGGATGCTCAAAACTACTGGAAAACTTGGTGACTAAGAAAAGGGTAGAAGAGGTTGATGTGAGTGGAACTGTCACAGGACTTATGGCTTATTCCAATACTCTTTTTCAAACTCTTAAAACACTAGCTTTGGGTGGATTTAAGCCGAGAAGTCCCAATCGCATGGGCTTGTTAAAGACTTCTTTATGGGGCTTGTGTTCTTTGACCAGTCTGAATCTAAGTTATTGCAATCTCAATGCAATCCCCAATGATATTTGTCGCTTATTCTCTTTAGAATATTTATATCTAAGCGGCAATAATTTTAGTTGCCTTCCGGAAAACATCGCTCAACTATCTAGGCTGTTTTGGTTGGAGGTGAACAATTGTACGAGTCTTCTATCATGGCCAAAGCTTccattaaatatttattatatttggggAAAGGGTTGTACCTCACTAGAAACGCTACATTTTCCACCAAATTTTTCATTTGGGCGTTCCCTCTACCTTACAAATTGCAGTAAATTGGCTGAGAATCAAGGCTTCATTGACAATGGATTGCACTCAATCCCTAGTCCAGTCCGTCACTGCTTCTATGATAGTATTATCCCTGGAAGTGAAATTCCAAAGTGGTTTACGCATCAAAGTATTGGGGATGAGGTTAGTATTCAAGAACCTAATTCTCTTTTGTGTAATGAGTGGATCGGGATTGCTGTTTGCGCTGTATTTTGTTCTCATCCACATCGCCAAATCCTCAAAGAAGGGAGACTTGCCTGTTGGTTGAGAGTCAACGGAGAACAAACGAATAGTGCACCACTCACGACCGACCTTGTTCCTTTATTGGATCACACTTGGCTACTTTATTTCAATCCTATGAAGAAATCATTGTGCGAATGCGATGCAAATGGATTCAGTCAAATTGGAATTAAAATTAAATCCGGTGCATCTTCGAAGGTCCCATTAATGGTAAAGAAGTGCGGGTTGCGAATGGTATACAAGCAAGACAGTGAAGATCTTATTTTCGACATTTCGACGGCGGCGGCAGCAGAAG GTTACAAAGCCAAGCGAACTCGTGATGACTATGATGGGGCTGGAAGCTCTAATTACGAACCTCACCCAAAAAGGATTGAAAGAGTCACAAAATTTATGGGTGAGGGTAATTCTAACTGTGAGGAGTCAAGTGAGAACAAGGAATGTGCTGAAGAGCTAGGTGATTGA